The following coding sequences are from one Luteolibacter yonseiensis window:
- a CDS encoding DUF7133 domain-containing protein, giving the protein MKFGILCASGLLLAAVTSSAETRVLQSFEGDGFGDWKVDGDGFGLAPVAGRCDGLTSEISGFSGDSLACSAHGGDKTQGTLESPKFKLTEKYVGFLVAGGNHKGKTAVQLVVDGKVEMEATGGGSLNLKPVIWDVSALKGKSAQIRIVDLESGGWGVILADHFVLTDSDKPTFPPTTHGGKVAPADLVASADIPGLTIPLGTKAKVIADYKDQGVTSPTALSVGEKGEIYVSETHRFRHGVPDNRDHLYWYLDDISSRTTEDRRKMHDKWKDKEEKSSLKFLTEKEDLVRVLSEPDASGVFKKSGVFAGKFNDVLDGPAAGVFAYEGTVFLACIPKVYALRDKDGDRMAEVRDVVQDGFGVRVSFSGHDLNGFVLGPDGRIYGTLGDRGMNIVTKEGVKYEMPDEGCVFRFDPDGTNFEVIHTGLRNPKEIAFDEQGNAISVDNNCDQGDQARVVYVVDGADSGWNMGHQGLLVHHRQMGMEERPPARWMDEKIWQLANPAQPAYILPPVAHITSGPSGLTYHPGTGFTEEEAGRFLICDYKGGAANSGIWSFKVEPKGASMKMTDSRKFNWGAGVTDAEYSWDGKLLVTDFITGWASHEAGRVYEVAAEKPWRGEEAKEAAALIKEGFEKRPVNELGRLLTHPDMRVRLRAELALTRKPDGLPMLASAAKQTNHPLARLHGVWGLGVIARRGAAVLPGTTNTPAAAPALRESARAALLPLLADRDVEVRTQAIKTLGESGLKADGIPFAKLISDTSPRVQLHAALAAGRLGATAAVPAICSMLDKTDDPYLRHAGSHALSLLENEKQLGARKSDSSARIRLAAVIALRRLKSVELAGFLNDADRTVSDEAVRSINDQNITAVRPLVAAMLDQPAPDNRSTMQWRRLLHSAFRTGDETNARRVLKVALDAKAPAHARKEAFRLLSEWTTPSSVDQSTGRMAPLPARNPELIRGVLNRSITPLVQTEGKFLDAALSLVLQDKLDISSVPDKDIEALVLNEQLPGAARADALDLYASRKPDGFDKLLVKLAAGKEDDLAIASLRRLVESSPATALDGLEKATTTGSAHRKQEAWKLAAGIQAPDSGKLFLTGLSDLQKQGGVSPAALELLDAAAKRTEPAVVKALSDFKAAAASSTDPLTSFLPSLEGGDAKKGEQIFESHPAGQCMRCHSGGHGGGDAGPNLSGVALRGDRRHFLQSMVEPGAKVAMGYGIASVTLKGGKSVAGIVIADTPEHVDLDSSGKVLRVMKSDVDSMTPPVSSMPPMGLILSAGEVRDLVAYLAEQKKETKDEKKRPAPELVKP; this is encoded by the coding sequence ATGAAATTTGGTATCCTATGTGCCTCCGGGCTTCTGCTTGCCGCCGTGACTTCTTCCGCCGAGACGCGGGTTCTGCAATCCTTCGAGGGTGATGGTTTTGGGGATTGGAAAGTGGACGGCGACGGATTCGGACTGGCCCCGGTGGCCGGACGCTGCGACGGCCTGACGTCGGAGATCTCGGGATTTTCCGGAGACTCTCTCGCTTGTTCGGCCCACGGTGGAGACAAGACCCAAGGGACATTGGAATCACCCAAGTTCAAGCTTACGGAAAAATACGTCGGCTTCCTGGTCGCCGGAGGAAACCACAAGGGAAAGACCGCCGTGCAACTCGTGGTGGACGGCAAGGTGGAGATGGAAGCAACCGGCGGAGGCTCGTTGAATCTGAAGCCGGTCATCTGGGACGTCTCGGCGCTGAAAGGAAAGAGCGCGCAGATCCGCATCGTGGATCTGGAGAGCGGCGGCTGGGGTGTGATCCTGGCAGACCATTTCGTGCTGACGGACTCGGACAAACCCACATTTCCTCCTACCACCCACGGCGGCAAGGTCGCGCCTGCGGATCTGGTGGCGAGCGCCGACATCCCCGGACTGACCATCCCCCTGGGAACGAAGGCGAAGGTGATCGCCGACTACAAGGATCAGGGCGTGACGTCGCCGACGGCGCTCAGCGTCGGGGAGAAGGGCGAGATCTACGTGAGCGAGACGCACCGGTTCCGCCACGGGGTGCCGGACAACCGCGATCACCTGTATTGGTACCTGGACGACATCTCCTCCCGCACGACGGAGGACCGCCGCAAGATGCATGACAAGTGGAAGGACAAGGAGGAGAAAAGCTCGTTGAAATTCCTCACCGAGAAGGAGGATCTGGTGCGTGTGCTTTCCGAACCCGATGCCTCGGGTGTTTTCAAGAAAAGCGGTGTGTTCGCCGGAAAATTCAACGACGTGCTGGACGGACCTGCCGCCGGAGTCTTCGCATACGAAGGAACCGTCTTCCTCGCCTGTATTCCGAAGGTGTATGCCCTGCGCGACAAGGATGGCGACCGGATGGCGGAGGTGCGGGATGTGGTGCAGGACGGCTTCGGCGTGCGCGTCTCGTTTTCCGGTCATGACCTGAATGGTTTCGTTCTCGGCCCGGACGGTCGGATCTACGGAACCCTCGGCGACCGTGGCATGAACATCGTCACCAAGGAGGGAGTGAAATACGAAATGCCGGACGAAGGCTGCGTGTTCCGCTTTGATCCGGACGGCACGAATTTCGAAGTCATCCACACCGGATTGCGCAACCCGAAGGAAATCGCCTTCGACGAACAGGGCAACGCGATTTCCGTGGATAACAACTGCGATCAAGGCGACCAGGCGCGTGTCGTTTATGTGGTGGATGGAGCCGATTCCGGCTGGAACATGGGCCACCAGGGACTGCTGGTCCACCACCGCCAGATGGGCATGGAGGAACGTCCCCCCGCCCGCTGGATGGATGAGAAGATCTGGCAGCTCGCCAATCCGGCGCAGCCCGCCTACATCCTGCCGCCGGTGGCCCACATCACCTCCGGCCCTTCCGGATTGACCTATCATCCCGGCACCGGATTTACCGAAGAAGAGGCGGGCCGTTTCCTCATCTGTGACTATAAGGGTGGCGCGGCGAACTCCGGAATCTGGTCGTTCAAGGTGGAGCCGAAGGGCGCATCCATGAAAATGACCGACTCCCGCAAGTTCAACTGGGGTGCCGGAGTGACGGATGCCGAATATTCCTGGGACGGAAAACTCCTGGTCACGGACTTCATCACCGGCTGGGCCTCGCATGAGGCGGGCCGCGTCTATGAGGTGGCCGCGGAAAAACCATGGCGTGGTGAAGAGGCCAAGGAGGCAGCCGCGCTGATCAAGGAGGGATTTGAAAAACGCCCTGTCAACGAGCTCGGCCGCCTGCTCACGCACCCCGACATGCGCGTCCGCCTGCGCGCGGAACTCGCCCTCACCCGCAAGCCGGATGGCCTGCCGATGCTCGCCAGCGCCGCGAAACAAACCAACCATCCCCTCGCCCGCCTTCACGGCGTGTGGGGCTTGGGCGTGATCGCCCGCCGTGGTGCCGCGGTTCTCCCGGGCACCACAAACACCCCCGCCGCAGCCCCGGCGCTGCGTGAAAGCGCGCGCGCCGCGCTGCTTCCTCTTCTCGCGGATCGCGATGTGGAGGTCCGCACACAGGCGATCAAGACTCTTGGCGAATCCGGCCTCAAGGCCGACGGCATTCCATTCGCGAAGCTCATTTCCGACACCTCGCCGCGCGTCCAGCTCCACGCAGCCCTCGCCGCCGGTCGTCTCGGTGCGACAGCCGCGGTGCCTGCCATCTGCTCGATGCTGGACAAGACCGACGATCCCTATCTCCGCCACGCGGGCTCCCACGCGCTGTCGTTGTTGGAAAATGAAAAACAGCTCGGCGCGAGGAAGAGCGATTCCAGCGCCAGGATCCGTCTTGCCGCGGTCATCGCGTTGCGCCGTCTGAAGTCCGTCGAGCTCGCCGGATTCCTCAACGATGCGGATCGCACCGTTTCGGATGAGGCGGTGCGTTCGATCAATGATCAGAACATCACGGCGGTCCGTCCGCTGGTTGCCGCGATGCTTGACCAGCCCGCACCGGACAACCGCAGCACCATGCAGTGGCGCCGCCTGCTCCACAGCGCCTTCCGCACCGGTGACGAAACGAACGCCCGGCGCGTGCTCAAGGTCGCGCTGGATGCCAAGGCACCGGCGCATGCCCGCAAGGAAGCCTTCCGCCTGCTTTCCGAATGGACGACCCCGAGCTCCGTGGACCAGTCCACCGGCCGCATGGCTCCCCTGCCCGCCCGCAACCCGGAGCTCATCCGCGGAGTGCTGAACCGCAGCATCACCCCTCTGGTCCAGACCGAAGGAAAATTCCTCGATGCCGCGCTCTCGCTCGTGCTCCAGGACAAGCTCGACATCTCCTCCGTGCCGGACAAGGACATCGAAGCGCTCGTCCTCAACGAGCAGCTCCCCGGAGCTGCCCGCGCTGATGCGCTGGACCTCTACGCCAGCCGCAAGCCGGACGGCTTCGACAAGCTGCTGGTGAAACTTGCCGCCGGGAAGGAAGATGACCTCGCGATCGCCTCGCTCCGCCGCCTCGTGGAAAGCTCGCCCGCCACCGCGCTCGATGGTTTGGAAAAAGCAACCACCACCGGCAGCGCGCACCGCAAGCAGGAGGCATGGAAACTCGCCGCCGGCATCCAGGCTCCGGACAGCGGCAAGCTTTTCCTCACCGGACTCTCCGATCTGCAGAAGCAAGGCGGGGTTTCCCCTGCCGCGCTCGAACTGCTGGATGCCGCGGCGAAACGCACCGAACCAGCGGTCGTCAAAGCCCTCTCGGACTTCAAGGCGGCCGCCGCGAGTTCCACGGACCCGCTCACCTCATTCCTTCCATCCCTGGAAGGCGGAGACGCGAAGAAGGGCGAGCAGATCTTCGAGTCCCATCCCGCCGGGCAATGCATGCGCTGCCACTCCGGCGGACACGGCGGAGGTGATGCCGGGCCGAATCTCTCCGGAGTCGCTCTGCGCGGGGACCGCCGTCACTTCCTCCAGTCCATGGTCGAACCGGGAGCCAAGGTGGCGATGGGTTACGGCATCGCCAGTGTCACCCTCAAGGGCGGCAAGTCCGTCGCCGGCATCGTGATCGCGGATACGCCGGAACACGTGGACCTCGACAGCAGCGGGAAAGTCCTGCGGGTGATGAAAAGCGACGTGGACTCCATGACACCTCCTGTCTCCTCCATGCCACCGATGGGCCTCATCCTGTCCGCCGGCGAAGTCCGCGACCTCGTCGCCTATCTCGCCGAGCAGAAGAAGGAAACCAAGGATGAGAAGAAACGTCCCGCGCCGGAATTGGTGAAGCCGTAA
- a CDS encoding HIT family protein, with translation MAFELNARLAAGGFEIGRIGGCRLSLKNNAIFPWFLLIPEVEVEDPHELPVEQYHTVMEAQRRVCQFVSAYFKPEKLNTAHIGNQVRQMHIHIVGRSTGDPAWPGTVWAFEGKKAYTPEEVEEISKAARGFLGLE, from the coding sequence ATGGCATTTGAACTCAACGCCCGGCTGGCGGCAGGTGGTTTTGAAATCGGGCGGATCGGCGGCTGCCGGTTGTCCCTGAAGAACAACGCGATCTTTCCATGGTTCCTGTTGATTCCCGAAGTGGAGGTGGAAGACCCGCATGAACTGCCGGTGGAGCAATATCACACGGTGATGGAGGCCCAGCGGCGGGTGTGCCAGTTCGTCAGCGCTTATTTCAAACCTGAGAAACTCAACACCGCGCACATCGGCAACCAGGTGCGGCAGATGCACATCCACATCGTGGGACGCAGCACGGGAGATCCGGCGTGGCCGGGAACGGTGTGGGCGTTCGAGGGGAAAAAAGCATACACACCTGAGGAGGTGGAGGAAATTTCAAAAGCCGCCCGTGGGTTTCTCGGATTGGAATGA
- a CDS encoding 3-keto-disaccharide hydrolase: MKPIITVLFASAAIACAGPVSLFNGKDLTGWTADVPAADKDAGISPSFIVRDGLLVSMGKPEGHLVSNETYSDYTLTVEYRFPKKGGNCGVLVHSSTPRALYGMFPKSIEVQMMHENAGDFWCIQENIEVPDMEKRRPHKDGQKFGGGPDDARNIKNLTDGSEKPLGEWNTMTIQCKGKEIIVHVNGTLVNHGTNCTAGSGKIALQAEGTEVEFRKVEMVKDAG, encoded by the coding sequence ATGAAACCCATCATCACCGTTCTTTTCGCCTCCGCCGCCATCGCCTGCGCCGGTCCGGTTTCGCTTTTCAACGGCAAGGATCTCACCGGCTGGACGGCGGATGTCCCGGCCGCCGACAAGGACGCCGGCATTTCCCCGAGCTTCATCGTAAGGGATGGTCTGCTCGTCAGCATGGGAAAGCCGGAAGGACATCTGGTTTCAAACGAGACCTATTCCGACTACACGCTCACGGTGGAATACCGCTTCCCGAAAAAAGGCGGAAACTGCGGCGTGCTGGTCCACTCATCCACACCACGCGCGCTTTACGGGATGTTCCCCAAATCCATCGAAGTGCAGATGATGCATGAGAACGCCGGGGATTTCTGGTGCATCCAGGAAAACATCGAGGTTCCGGACATGGAGAAAAGGCGTCCGCACAAGGATGGGCAGAAGTTCGGAGGTGGGCCGGATGACGCGCGGAACATCAAGAACCTGACCGATGGCTCCGAAAAACCGCTTGGCGAGTGGAACACCATGACCATCCAATGCAAGGGCAAGGAGATCATCGTCCACGTGAACGGCACGCTGGTGAACCACGGGACCAACTGCACCGCGGGCTCCGGAAAAATCGCCCTTCAGGCGGAAGGCACGGAAGTGGAGTTCCGGAAGGTGGAGATGGTGAAGGACGCCGGATGA
- a CDS encoding Ig-like domain-containing protein, with protein MKTSSLKYLIPVGLILLLAMIGGMVFRHQDAPADVTPEASIAETPQKIEDEAVAPFAAADDGAAATASSPAANAPGSHSREMDIRTNPYAAGLQGPGKSKRPWDPEFLQSFKQSKDGSPVEFELTEGVIARGVVRIIQIADGRVNYVSGTLDTPETGKFFILNPPEGGKAGKAVAVMEFPESKTAYRVEPTGNDGAPELWLRQLDEVVCIGMEDEHAGHDHVKASAAEEENIVPLRPDAVRDHVPSYSENIVSLQSYPGSPAVLYLDFAGGYTSSWGGVTYSRPNIDNAGIKEVWKRVAEDFMPFNINVTTDIKVFEAAPAASRQRCCFGPNPVTGAGVAYFGSWNWGNDTVCWAAYYAGKAAAEVGSHESGHTLGLGHQGRDLPKPNGDPGTDREEYYGGQGSGETGWAPIMGVGYYQPVTAWAKGEFQYAYEHQDELLTVTTANNNVGYRTDDTGDNLATSRYLDVSSTNNNVTAQGVIERTGDTDAFQFTTTGGAVTLTASPVGDWANLATKATLVNAGNVVINTADAQGSISSTITTTLAAGTYTFRVTGAGKNDPLTNGFSNYASLGYYSISGSVAGARKPTRLSVREHAPNDTTVGTVPATNPNSSPLVYTITGGNTGATFTIDNTGVIRVADNTLLDYYALAADFSRYAVQFEIFVNITNTNDSAYNETKRRVLIDVLKFFPPVPTGLTAAPDTGLRIKLSWAGGPEATGFTIKRATTPGGPYTTVGTTTNFTFSDSGLTHGVTYYYVVAAVNANGQSANSAEASTPANAIAGFSFENPRINGHSYNPSGGVWTFSGVSGNGSGILANGSAFGNPNAPDGSQAAFVQGISTFTQTLSGFVPGTSYIISYYAAQRSGSAQNGGQTWNLAVDGNVIQTNAPGGTSYATYTATFTATATYHTVSFAGTNTNGGDNTVFIDAVRISTATPAIPNFSFETPNIGTGGGSYRYNPSGATWIFSAQSGNSGSGIAGNGSAFNNADAPLGTQAGIVQALGSISQTVSGFTVGKTYTLNFSAAQRGGASQQGGQTWNVKVNNAVIQSYSPGSTGYTPCSATFTATATTQNIAFAGTNLNGGDNTVFIDNVTLSSPPLPAAPVIALTSPATDTSFANTATVNLAASVTAKGNLVSGVEFYADNTTLLGSDTTAPYTFAWSNPGPGWHTVFARVLFNNGSSADSGAARIAILNTDRNFSFETPSIGANNYRYNPADARWTFGGSPGNGSGIVANGSGFGNPASPAGTQAAFVQGYGEISQTLGGFVPGNVYTFTYRAAQRSGEAQHGGESWDVAIDGNVIQSHVPGSTSFTTVTATFPATAAIHTLSFVGTNLAGGDNTVFLDNIVLTSVAPPANLVATRGNSQVALGWNAASGATGYNVKRSTTSGGPYTTVATVTTPSHTDTGLTNGTAYHYVVTALKGGAETGGSAQATATPLAPVPAAPTGLTATAGNARVNLSWTPVSGATSYIVKRGTLSGGPYTTLTTLSTTSYLDTAVTIGTAYYYVITATNGDGESNTSNQANATPLSPYQAWYDAYPSLSGADRAPDADPDHDGIANAVEFVTGTSPVASTSASPVATTVDGSGNLIVRFKRADAAKDYAIAVESSSSIEPPWASIPIMRDAVNGPPLTVVENGTDPDDITVVIPADGAPKKFARLRVTIPFTP; from the coding sequence TTGAAAACCTCATCTTTAAAATACCTCATTCCGGTCGGACTCATCCTGCTGTTGGCGATGATCGGCGGCATGGTTTTCCGCCATCAGGATGCGCCTGCGGATGTCACACCGGAGGCCTCCATCGCTGAGACTCCCCAAAAGATCGAAGACGAGGCTGTGGCTCCGTTTGCCGCTGCCGACGATGGGGCCGCCGCGACAGCTTCCTCCCCGGCGGCGAACGCGCCCGGATCCCACTCGCGGGAAATGGACATCCGGACCAATCCCTACGCGGCGGGGTTGCAAGGACCGGGGAAATCCAAGCGCCCGTGGGACCCGGAGTTTCTCCAGAGTTTCAAGCAGTCGAAAGATGGCTCCCCCGTGGAGTTCGAGCTGACCGAGGGTGTGATCGCACGCGGCGTGGTGAGGATCATCCAGATCGCGGACGGCCGGGTGAACTACGTTTCCGGCACTCTCGACACACCGGAGACCGGGAAGTTTTTCATCCTGAATCCACCGGAAGGCGGGAAAGCGGGCAAAGCCGTGGCCGTCATGGAGTTCCCCGAAAGCAAGACCGCCTACCGCGTCGAACCGACGGGAAATGACGGGGCGCCCGAGTTGTGGCTGCGTCAGCTCGACGAGGTCGTCTGCATCGGGATGGAGGACGAACATGCCGGTCACGATCATGTGAAAGCCTCTGCGGCGGAAGAGGAAAACATCGTGCCGCTGCGTCCGGATGCGGTGCGGGACCATGTGCCGAGTTACAGCGAGAACATCGTCTCCCTGCAAAGCTATCCCGGGTCGCCCGCCGTGTTATACTTGGATTTCGCGGGCGGCTACACATCGAGCTGGGGTGGCGTCACCTATTCGCGGCCGAACATCGACAACGCCGGCATCAAGGAAGTCTGGAAGCGCGTCGCGGAGGATTTCATGCCGTTCAACATCAACGTCACCACCGACATCAAGGTATTCGAAGCCGCGCCCGCCGCGAGCCGCCAGCGATGCTGCTTCGGTCCGAATCCCGTGACAGGTGCCGGGGTGGCTTATTTCGGATCATGGAACTGGGGCAACGACACCGTCTGCTGGGCGGCCTACTATGCGGGAAAGGCCGCTGCGGAAGTCGGCTCACATGAGTCGGGCCACACGCTCGGCCTCGGCCACCAGGGGAGGGACCTTCCGAAACCCAACGGCGATCCGGGTACGGACCGCGAGGAATACTACGGCGGCCAGGGATCGGGTGAGACCGGCTGGGCACCCATCATGGGCGTGGGCTACTACCAGCCGGTGACGGCATGGGCCAAAGGTGAATTCCAATACGCCTACGAGCATCAGGACGAGCTGCTCACCGTCACCACCGCGAACAACAACGTCGGCTACCGCACCGACGACACCGGAGACAATCTCGCAACCTCACGTTATCTCGACGTTTCCTCCACCAACAACAATGTCACCGCCCAAGGCGTCATCGAACGGACCGGCGACACGGATGCCTTCCAATTCACCACCACCGGCGGCGCGGTGACCCTGACCGCCAGTCCCGTCGGCGATTGGGCGAACCTTGCCACCAAGGCCACGCTCGTGAATGCCGGCAACGTCGTCATCAACACGGCGGACGCTCAGGGTTCCATTTCATCCACCATCACCACCACCCTCGCCGCAGGCACCTACACCTTCCGCGTCACCGGCGCTGGCAAGAACGATCCCCTGACCAATGGATTTTCGAACTACGCCAGCCTCGGCTACTACTCCATTTCCGGCAGTGTGGCGGGCGCGCGGAAACCCACCCGGCTGAGCGTGCGGGAACACGCCCCGAACGACACCACCGTCGGCACCGTGCCCGCGACGAATCCGAACTCCAGCCCGCTCGTTTACACGATCACCGGCGGCAATACCGGGGCGACCTTCACCATCGACAACACCGGTGTCATCCGCGTCGCGGACAACACGCTGCTCGACTACTACGCGCTCGCGGCAGACTTCAGCCGCTATGCCGTGCAGTTCGAGATTTTTGTAAACATCACGAACACGAACGACTCCGCCTACAATGAAACCAAACGCCGGGTCCTCATCGATGTGCTGAAATTCTTCCCCCCCGTGCCCACCGGCCTGACCGCAGCGCCGGACACCGGCCTCCGGATCAAACTCTCGTGGGCGGGCGGACCAGAAGCCACCGGCTTCACCATCAAACGCGCCACCACTCCCGGCGGCCCCTACACCACCGTCGGCACCACCACCAACTTCACCTTCAGCGACAGCGGACTGACCCACGGCGTCACCTATTATTACGTCGTCGCCGCCGTGAATGCGAATGGCCAGAGCGCGAACTCCGCCGAAGCCAGCACCCCGGCGAACGCCATCGCCGGATTCAGCTTTGAAAACCCCAGGATCAACGGACATTCCTACAATCCATCCGGCGGTGTCTGGACTTTCAGCGGCGTTTCAGGAAACGGTTCGGGCATCCTTGCCAATGGCAGTGCTTTCGGAAATCCCAACGCACCCGACGGTTCGCAGGCGGCGTTTGTCCAAGGCATCAGCACCTTCACGCAGACGCTCTCCGGATTCGTTCCCGGCACCAGCTACATCATCAGCTACTACGCCGCCCAACGCTCCGGCAGCGCGCAGAACGGCGGGCAGACGTGGAATCTCGCCGTCGATGGCAACGTCATCCAGACCAACGCTCCCGGTGGCACCAGCTATGCCACCTACACGGCCACCTTCACCGCCACAGCCACCTATCACACCGTGTCCTTCGCCGGAACCAACACCAACGGAGGCGATAACACCGTCTTCATCGATGCCGTGCGGATCTCCACCGCCACGCCCGCGATTCCGAATTTCAGTTTCGAAACTCCGAACATCGGCACGGGCGGCGGCAGTTACCGCTACAACCCGTCCGGAGCCACATGGATCTTCAGCGCGCAGAGTGGCAACAGCGGCTCGGGCATCGCGGGAAATGGCAGCGCCTTCAACAATGCGGACGCCCCGCTCGGCACGCAGGCCGGAATCGTCCAGGCACTCGGCAGCATTTCCCAGACAGTATCCGGATTCACTGTCGGAAAAACCTACACGCTGAACTTCTCCGCCGCGCAAAGAGGTGGTGCGAGCCAACAGGGTGGCCAGACATGGAACGTGAAGGTGAACAACGCCGTGATCCAATCCTACAGCCCCGGCAGCACGGGTTACACTCCCTGCTCCGCGACCTTCACCGCCACCGCGACCACCCAGAACATCGCCTTTGCGGGCACCAATCTCAACGGTGGCGACAACACGGTGTTCATCGACAACGTCACGCTCTCCTCCCCGCCCCTGCCCGCCGCGCCCGTCATCGCACTGACCAGTCCGGCGACCGATACCTCGTTTGCCAACACCGCAACCGTCAATCTCGCGGCAAGCGTCACCGCGAAGGGCAACCTCGTCAGCGGCGTCGAATTCTACGCGGACAACACCACCCTGCTCGGTTCCGACACCACCGCGCCCTACACCTTCGCCTGGTCGAACCCCGGCCCCGGCTGGCACACCGTCTTCGCCCGGGTGCTTTTCAACAACGGCAGCAGCGCCGACTCCGGCGCCGCCCGCATCGCCATCCTGAACACCGATCGCAATTTCAGTTTCGAAACCCCGTCGATCGGCGCGAACAACTACCGCTACAACCCCGCCGACGCCCGCTGGACCTTCGGCGGCAGTCCCGGCAACGGCTCCGGCATCGTCGCGAACGGCAGCGGATTCGGCAACCCGGCGTCGCCCGCCGGCACGCAGGCCGCCTTCGTCCAAGGCTACGGGGAAATCTCCCAAACCCTCGGCGGTTTTGTCCCCGGCAATGTCTACACGTTCACCTACAGGGCCGCCCAGCGTTCGGGCGAGGCCCAGCACGGCGGCGAATCCTGGGATGTCGCCATCGATGGCAACGTGATCCAGAGCCACGTCCCCGGCTCCACCAGTTTCACCACGGTGACGGCCACCTTTCCCGCCACCGCCGCCATCCACACGCTGTCGTTCGTCGGCACCAATCTCGCAGGCGGAGACAACACCGTGTTCCTCGACAATATCGTCCTCACCAGCGTCGCCCCGCCAGCCAATCTTGTCGCGACGCGTGGAAATTCCCAGGTCGCACTCGGTTGGAACGCCGCCAGTGGTGCCACGGGTTACAATGTGAAACGCTCCACGACCTCGGGCGGTCCCTACACCACCGTGGCCACCGTCACCACGCCGAGTCACACCGACACCGGCCTCACCAACGGCACCGCTTATCATTACGTCGTGACCGCATTGAAAGGCGGAGCGGAGACGGGCGGTTCCGCCCAAGCCACCGCCACCCCGCTGGCACCCGTTCCCGCCGCACCGACGGGACTCACCGCCACCGCGGGAAATGCCCGGGTCAACCTGAGCTGGACTCCTGTCAGCGGAGCCACCAGCTACATCGTGAAACGCGGCACCCTCTCCGGCGGCCCCTACACCACGCTTACCACCCTTTCCACGACCAGCTATCTGGATACCGCTGTCACCATCGGCACCGCCTACTATTACGTCATCACCGCCACGAATGGCGATGGCGAGAGCAATACCTCTAATCAAGCGAACGCCACCCCGCTTTCCCCTTATCAAGCATGGTATGACGCCTACCCTTCCCTGAGCGGTGCCGACCGCGCTCCGGATGCGGACCCTGACCACGACGGCATCGCGAATGCCGTCGAGTTCGTCACCGGCACCTCGCCCGTTGCCAGCACCTCGGCATCCCCCGTCGCCACCACCGTGGACGGCTCGGGCAACCTCATCGTCCGTTTCAAACGGGCGGACGCCGCGAAGGATTATGCCATCGCCGTGGAAAGTTCCTCCTCCATCGAACCACCATGGGCGTCCATCCCCATCATGAGAGACGCCGTCAACGGCCCGCCTCTCACCGTCGTGGAAAACGGCACGGATCCTGATGACATCACCGTCGTCATCCCTGCCGATGGCGCTCCGAAAAAATTCGCCCGGCTCAGGGTGACCATCCCGTTCACTCCGTAA
- a CDS encoding sugar phosphate isomerase/epimerase family protein, protein MLAFSTCWNNHRHTDGESMIEEIIDLGFTNIELSHGMTIAKLPGILKAHERGLFTCSGVHNFFPSPVEVMIDAPDAYEYTSHRPHDRQRAMDMTYRTLELAERFEARYLVLHMGSVPMNPAQWTKKLTTTVSEGGQHTADYIKHKLAFVKKREKIGPLYYQRAIDSLGKIADRAEKAGIKLAIESRSRFEDMPTEREMIALQAHFADHPAVGYWHDFGHVQLKHNLGLLDHLEWLEKISPHIIGGHVHDVQWPARDHRTPYSGTLEYASLLKFFPAGCPLIWELSPTRQTEEIKTALARWKSEFPERS, encoded by the coding sequence ATGCTTGCCTTCTCAACCTGCTGGAACAACCACCGTCATACCGACGGTGAGTCGATGATTGAGGAAATCATCGATCTCGGATTCACCAACATCGAGCTGTCCCACGGGATGACCATCGCCAAACTCCCGGGCATCCTGAAGGCGCATGAGCGAGGCCTCTTCACCTGCTCGGGCGTGCATAACTTTTTCCCGTCCCCCGTGGAGGTCATGATCGACGCGCCGGACGCCTACGAATACACCTCGCACCGTCCCCATGACCGCCAGCGGGCCATGGACATGACTTATCGCACGCTGGAACTTGCCGAACGGTTCGAGGCCCGATACCTGGTGCTCCACATGGGTTCCGTGCCGATGAATCCAGCCCAGTGGACCAAGAAGCTCACCACCACCGTGTCGGAAGGCGGCCAACACACCGCCGACTACATCAAGCACAAGCTCGCCTTCGTCAAGAAGCGTGAAAAAATCGGCCCGCTCTATTACCAACGTGCGATCGATTCCCTCGGCAAGATCGCCGACCGGGCGGAGAAAGCCGGCATCAAGCTCGCCATCGAATCCCGCTCCCGCTTCGAGGATATGCCGACCGAGCGTGAGATGATCGCGCTGCAGGCCCACTTCGCCGATCACCCCGCGGTAGGCTACTGGCATGACTTCGGCCACGTCCAGCTCAAGCACAACCTCGGCCTGCTCGATCACCTCGAGTGGTTGGAGAAAATCTCGCCACATATCATCGGCGGCCACGTGCATGACGTGCAATGGCCCGCGCGCGACCACCGCACCCCCTATAGCGGGACGCTGGAATACGCCTCGCTGTTGAAATTTTTCCCGGCCGGATGCCCGCTTATCTGGGAACTCAGCCCCACCCGTCAAACCGAGGAGATCAAGACCGCCCTCGCAAGATGGAAGAGCGAGTTTCCGGAACGGTCTTGA